One window from the genome of Nisaea sediminum encodes:
- a CDS encoding glycosyltransferase family protein, with the protein MTYASNKRGQKRVLMYSHDTMGLGHLRRCRAIAHSLVEQQSDLTVLILSGSPIIGSFDFRTRVDFVRIPGVIKLRNGDYTSLNLHLDIEETLNLRSSIIKHTADAFDPDLFIVDKEPWGLRGEVRPTLEMLKDRGTPLVLGLRDVMDEPEKLLPEWERKNAVEALRDVYDEIWVYGLQSVCDPYSGMPMPESVHAKTHYTGYLKRKVPSHTHPISTTDLEDPFILVTAGGGGDGDGLMDWVLKAYESDDRLPYRALLVLGPFMPAELQNDFMERAAELDRVEAITFDARIESMMARAAGIVAMGGYNTFCEILSFDKRGLIVPRTEPRLEQFIRASRAEELGMTAMLVDDGSREPEVMADALRRLPSQPRPSEIMAASLLDGLDEVNRLTHRWLYERPGSNISVLRREA; encoded by the coding sequence ATGACGTACGCTAGCAACAAGCGCGGCCAGAAGCGTGTCCTGATGTACAGTCACGACACGATGGGGCTCGGCCACTTGCGCCGTTGCCGGGCGATCGCGCATTCGCTCGTCGAGCAGCAGTCGGACCTGACGGTTCTGATCCTGTCCGGCTCGCCGATCATCGGAAGCTTCGATTTCCGCACACGGGTCGATTTCGTGCGCATTCCGGGCGTGATCAAGCTGCGCAACGGCGACTACACCTCGCTCAACCTGCATCTCGACATCGAGGAGACGCTCAATCTCCGTTCCTCGATCATCAAGCACACGGCGGACGCTTTCGATCCGGACCTGTTCATCGTCGACAAGGAGCCCTGGGGCCTGCGCGGCGAGGTGCGCCCGACACTGGAGATGCTGAAGGATCGCGGCACGCCGCTCGTGCTCGGTCTGCGCGACGTGATGGACGAGCCGGAAAAGCTGCTGCCCGAATGGGAGCGCAAGAACGCGGTCGAGGCCCTGCGCGACGTTTATGACGAGATCTGGGTCTACGGGCTGCAGTCGGTCTGCGATCCCTATTCCGGCATGCCGATGCCCGAGTCGGTCCATGCCAAGACGCATTATACCGGCTACCTGAAGCGCAAGGTGCCGAGCCACACCCACCCGATCTCGACGACCGATCTAGAGGATCCGTTCATTCTGGTGACGGCCGGCGGCGGCGGCGACGGCGACGGTCTCATGGACTGGGTCCTGAAGGCCTACGAGTCCGACGACCGTCTGCCCTACCGGGCCCTGCTCGTGCTCGGCCCCTTCATGCCTGCCGAGTTGCAGAACGATTTCATGGAACGGGCGGCCGAACTCGACCGCGTCGAGGCGATCACCTTCGACGCGCGGATCGAGAGCATGATGGCCCGCGCCGCCGGGATCGTGGCGATGGGCGGCTACAATACCTTCTGCGAGATCCTGTCCTTTGACAAACGCGGCCTTATCGTGCCCCGGACAGAGCCGAGGCTGGAGCAGTTCATCCGCGCGTCGCGCGCCGAGGAACTGGGCATGACGGCGATGCTGGTCGACGACGGCAGCCGCGAGCCCGAGGTCATGGCGGATGCGCTGCGGCGCCTGCCAAGCCAGCCGCGCCCCTCCGAGATCATGGCGGCGTCCCTGCTGGATGGCCTTGACGAAGTAAACCGTCTCACCCATCGATGGCTCTATGAGCGTCCCGGGTCCAACATCTCGGTGCTCCGCCGCGAGGCGTGA
- a CDS encoding glycosyltransferase family 4 protein gives MTEPASSVPTAIVLKGYPRLSETFIAQEILELQRRGLDYTIVSLRHPTDKATHPVHGQIAAAVNYLPEYLYQAPLRVLKAWWKVRRMPGYGSVFRLWLRDLRRDPTPNRGRRFGQAMVLAAELDPHYRHIYAHFLHTPSSVARYAALMTGRSWSASAHAKDIWLSPEWEKREKLQDAAWAVTCTRYGHAHLDALVPGRTRLVYHGLDLSSFAPAAPKASGSDGSAAPVRLLSVGRAVPKKGFDRLLDALARLPEGLSWHWTHIGGGKELKALKDRAARLGIAGRVTWRGAAAQSAVIEAYRASDLFILPSRVAEDGDRDGLPNVLMEAQSQRLCCLATAVAAIPELIESGVTGELVPPDDGVALTAALEALIRDPERRAVLAAAGEERVRSRFDHHSAISILAGLLGLDQANSESGTDAAA, from the coding sequence ATGACAGAGCCAGCTTCCAGCGTTCCGACGGCGATCGTGCTGAAAGGCTATCCGCGTCTGTCGGAAACCTTCATCGCGCAGGAAATCCTCGAGCTGCAGCGGCGCGGGCTGGATTATACGATCGTTTCGCTGCGCCATCCGACCGACAAGGCCACGCATCCGGTGCATGGGCAGATCGCCGCGGCGGTCAATTACCTGCCGGAATATCTCTACCAGGCGCCGCTCCGGGTTCTGAAGGCCTGGTGGAAGGTCCGGCGGATGCCCGGTTACGGTTCGGTCTTCCGTCTCTGGCTGAGGGATCTCCGGCGCGATCCTACACCCAACCGCGGGCGCCGTTTCGGTCAGGCAATGGTTCTCGCCGCCGAACTCGACCCGCATTACCGGCACATCTACGCGCATTTCCTGCACACGCCATCCTCGGTCGCGCGCTACGCCGCGCTGATGACCGGGCGCAGCTGGTCGGCCTCCGCGCATGCCAAGGACATCTGGCTCAGTCCCGAGTGGGAGAAGCGGGAGAAGCTGCAGGACGCGGCCTGGGCGGTGACTTGCACCCGCTACGGCCACGCGCATCTCGATGCTCTCGTGCCGGGACGGACCCGGCTGGTCTATCACGGTCTCGACCTGTCGAGTTTCGCTCCGGCGGCCCCGAAAGCGTCCGGCAGTGACGGATCGGCGGCGCCGGTGCGGCTGCTCTCGGTCGGCCGCGCGGTGCCGAAAAAGGGCTTCGACCGGCTGCTGGACGCGCTTGCACGCCTGCCGGAGGGACTGTCCTGGCACTGGACCCATATCGGCGGCGGCAAGGAGCTGAAAGCGCTGAAGGATCGGGCCGCGCGTCTGGGGATCGCCGGGCGCGTCACCTGGCGCGGCGCGGCCGCGCAGAGCGCGGTGATCGAGGCCTATCGCGCCTCCGATCTCTTCATCCTGCCGAGCCGGGTGGCCGAGGACGGCGACCGGGATGGCCTTCCGAATGTCCTGATGGAAGCGCAGAGCCAGCGCCTCTGCTGTCTCGCGACCGCCGTGGCGGCAATTCCCGAGCTCATCGAGAGCGGCGTGACCGGAGAACTTGTTCCGCCGGATGACGGCGTGGCGCTGACGGCGGCGCTCGAGGCGCTGATCCGCGATCCGGAGCGGCGTGCCGTGTTGGCCGCGGCCGGGGAGGAACGGGTGCGGAGCCGGTTCGACCATCATTCCGCAATCTCCATTCTCGCCGGGCTGCTCGGCCTCGATCAGGCAAATTCCGAATCCGGGACGGACGCGGCAGCGTGA
- a CDS encoding glycosyltransferase family 4 protein, giving the protein MRIAFYAPLKAPDAPTPSGDRRMARLLMAALRAGGHEVFLASRLRSRDGAGDPARQERIASRGTGYADRFVACCENGRIAAPDLWFTYHLYYKAPDHIGPRVAERLGIPYVAAEASNAPKRSEGSWAASHRRVLDAIGRADLVIGFNSRDKACLLPVLKPGSAYLDLKPFVDGLPYPNRPAAADLRAELGIADRDPLLLAVGMMRPGVKIASYRLLAEALSALPPARRWTLLIAGDGPARAEVEQAFAAHGDRVRFLGAVGPERLTELYLGSDILAWPAINEAYGMALLEAQAAGLPVVAGDVGGVPDIVTDGVTGLLSPEGNMAGFAANLDRLLTDPELVRQMGDAARTKTNRLHSLEAAAVRLDTALNKLLRPERTRP; this is encoded by the coding sequence GTGAGAATCGCTTTCTACGCCCCCTTGAAAGCCCCCGACGCGCCGACTCCTTCCGGCGACCGGCGCATGGCGCGCCTGCTGATGGCCGCGCTCCGGGCGGGCGGGCACGAGGTTTTCCTCGCCTCGCGCCTGCGCAGCCGGGACGGCGCGGGCGATCCCGCACGGCAGGAACGCATCGCGTCCCGCGGGACAGGTTACGCCGATCGCTTCGTCGCTTGTTGCGAAAACGGAAGGATCGCGGCGCCGGATCTCTGGTTCACCTATCACCTCTACTACAAGGCACCGGATCATATCGGTCCCCGTGTCGCGGAGCGGCTCGGTATTCCCTATGTCGCCGCCGAGGCCTCCAACGCGCCGAAACGGTCGGAGGGGTCCTGGGCGGCCTCCCACCGGCGCGTGCTCGACGCGATTGGCCGGGCGGATCTCGTCATCGGATTCAACAGCCGGGACAAGGCCTGTCTCCTGCCGGTCCTGAAGCCCGGGAGCGCTTATCTCGACCTGAAACCCTTCGTCGACGGGCTGCCCTATCCGAACCGGCCGGCCGCTGCGGATCTCCGGGCGGAACTCGGAATCGCGGACCGGGATCCCCTGCTGCTGGCGGTGGGCATGATGCGTCCCGGCGTGAAAATCGCTTCCTACAGGCTGCTGGCCGAGGCTTTGTCCGCGCTCCCGCCGGCACGGCGCTGGACACTCCTGATCGCGGGAGACGGACCGGCCCGTGCCGAGGTCGAGCAGGCATTTGCGGCGCATGGCGACCGGGTGCGCTTCCTCGGCGCAGTCGGGCCCGAGCGTCTGACGGAGCTCTATCTTGGCTCCGATATCCTCGCCTGGCCCGCGATCAACGAAGCCTACGGCATGGCCCTGCTGGAAGCGCAGGCAGCCGGGCTTCCCGTGGTTGCGGGCGATGTCGGCGGCGTTCCGGACATCGTGACCGACGGCGTGACGGGACTGCTCTCTCCCGAGGGCAACATGGCAGGGTTTGCCGCCAATCTCGACCGGCTGCTCACCGACCCGGAGCTGGTCCGGCAAATGGGTGACGCGGCACGGACCAAGACAAACCGGCTCCACAGTCTCGAAGCCGCCGCTGTCCGCCTGGATACGGCGCTCAATAAACTTCTGCGGCCCGAGAGGACGCGGCCGTGA
- a CDS encoding polysaccharide deacetylase family protein yields the protein MSGGAATPDELRRALDASAEAGRPLDFWWRDDDLQRPGAELEPLLALVGATGWVPGLAVVPEGMDADGLLARLAETGAELLVHGFAHRNHATAGAKKCEFPGTRSTDEMCRDAAQGLHRMNAAFGGSCLPCFVPPWNRIAPELIAELAACGFSALSAFGPRRTAEPAPGLKCVNTHIDLIDWRGTRRFVGIGAVRAAIIRHLAAVRAGGAEAEEPCGLLTHHLIMVEQDWHALGVLVAELAAHEGVRLFAPSDCFCS from the coding sequence ATGAGCGGGGGTGCCGCAACGCCGGACGAGCTCAGGCGCGCGCTCGATGCTTCGGCAGAGGCCGGCCGGCCCCTCGATTTCTGGTGGCGGGACGACGATCTGCAGCGGCCGGGTGCGGAGCTTGAGCCGTTGCTGGCGCTTGTAGGCGCGACGGGATGGGTGCCGGGCCTTGCCGTCGTGCCGGAGGGCATGGACGCGGACGGGTTGCTGGCCCGGTTGGCGGAGACCGGTGCCGAACTGCTTGTCCATGGCTTCGCGCACCGCAACCATGCCACTGCCGGTGCGAAGAAATGCGAGTTTCCTGGAACGCGCTCGACGGATGAGATGTGCCGGGATGCTGCGCAAGGCCTCCACCGCATGAATGCGGCTTTCGGTGGGAGTTGCCTTCCGTGTTTCGTTCCGCCCTGGAATCGAATTGCGCCGGAGCTGATTGCGGAATTGGCGGCCTGCGGTTTTTCGGCACTGTCGGCCTTCGGGCCGCGCCGCACCGCGGAGCCGGCCCCGGGGTTGAAATGTGTGAACACGCATATTGACCTCATCGACTGGCGTGGTACCCGTCGATTTGTCGGTATCGGGGCGGTGCGGGCGGCGATCATCCGTCATCTGGCGGCGGTCCGTGCCGGCGGGGCGGAGGCGGAGGAGCCCTGCGGACTCCTGACCCATCATCTGATAATGGTGGAGCAGGATTGGCACGCACTCGGAGTTCTGGTGGCAGAGCTCGCCGCCCACGAAGGGGTTCGCCTCTTTGCGCCAAGTGACTGTTTTTGCTCATGA
- a CDS encoding ABC transporter ATP-binding protein, which yields MIDQLTPLLRVRDLQVAFDLPGGELLAVNKVSFQVRAGSTVALVGESGSGKSVVSQAIMGLLPSIAQIRGGSILFADDRAKGTITDIARLKRNSREMRQIRGGRISLIFQEPMTSLSPLHTVGNQIREALELHRSVSGREANELTEEMLRMVGFPDPVRAMRTYPFELSGGLRQRAMISMALICRPSLLIADEPTTALDVTIQAQILKLMKDLQAELGMAVLMITHDLGVVANMADDVVVMYRGRIMESGTRDELYRNPQHPYLKALMAAVPRFNMEPGERLVPIREIKSETGHLLAPTGEEKKAPQHKPILKVDNLSKCFTIRKGAWLSSEESKVYALDDVSFEVKPGECLGLVGESGCGKTTLSKTIMRALSPDQGSVTYCDQDGEIDVLGLSGDALTGFRQKLQFVFQDPFSSLNPRMTVFDIVSEPLVIHGIGDDAYRREMVSELMKLVGLDARHLNRYPHSFSGGQRQRIGIARALALKPRMLICDEPVSALDVSIQAQVLNLLKDLQEQLNLTYLFISHNLAVVDYIADRIAVMCAGRLVELAPREELFRNPVHPYTKALLRAVPDPSLDNPLDFESVMDQRCSVPSEWPAPFTVSEQTHPRLIDLGGGHFVRADESALTLRLAS from the coding sequence ATGATCGACCAGCTGACACCGCTTCTGCGGGTCAGGGACCTGCAGGTCGCGTTCGACCTGCCGGGTGGCGAATTGCTTGCCGTCAACAAGGTTTCCTTCCAGGTTCGTGCCGGATCCACGGTCGCCCTTGTCGGCGAGTCCGGGTCCGGCAAGAGCGTCGTCAGCCAGGCCATCATGGGGCTGTTGCCGTCTATCGCGCAGATCCGCGGCGGGTCCATTCTCTTCGCCGACGATCGGGCCAAGGGCACGATCACCGATATCGCCCGGTTGAAACGCAACAGCCGCGAGATGCGCCAGATCCGCGGCGGCCGGATCTCGCTGATTTTCCAGGAGCCGATGACCTCGCTCTCGCCGTTGCATACGGTAGGCAACCAGATTCGCGAGGCGCTGGAACTGCATCGCAGCGTCTCCGGGCGCGAGGCCAACGAGCTGACCGAGGAAATGCTGCGCATGGTCGGCTTTCCGGACCCGGTGCGGGCCATGCGGACCTATCCGTTCGAGCTTTCCGGAGGTCTCCGTCAGCGTGCGATGATCTCGATGGCGCTGATCTGTCGCCCCTCTCTGCTGATCGCCGACGAGCCGACGACCGCCCTCGATGTCACCATCCAGGCGCAGATCCTGAAGCTGATGAAGGATCTGCAGGCCGAACTCGGCATGGCCGTGCTGATGATCACCCACGATCTCGGGGTCGTCGCCAACATGGCCGACGACGTCGTGGTGATGTATCGCGGCCGGATCATGGAAAGCGGCACCCGGGACGAGCTCTACCGCAATCCGCAGCACCCGTACCTGAAGGCGCTGATGGCGGCGGTGCCGCGCTTCAACATGGAGCCCGGCGAACGGCTGGTGCCGATCCGCGAGATCAAGAGCGAGACCGGCCACCTGCTGGCGCCGACCGGAGAGGAAAAGAAGGCCCCCCAGCACAAACCGATCCTCAAGGTCGATAACCTTTCGAAATGTTTTACCATCCGCAAGGGGGCCTGGCTCTCGAGCGAGGAATCAAAGGTCTATGCGCTCGACGATGTCAGCTTCGAGGTGAAGCCCGGCGAATGCCTCGGCCTCGTCGGGGAGTCCGGCTGCGGCAAGACCACGCTCAGCAAGACCATTATGCGGGCGCTGTCCCCCGATCAGGGCTCTGTGACCTATTGCGACCAGGATGGCGAGATCGACGTGCTCGGGCTTTCCGGCGACGCGCTGACTGGTTTCCGCCAGAAGCTGCAATTCGTCTTCCAGGACCCGTTCAGCTCCCTCAATCCCCGCATGACGGTGTTCGATATCGTCAGCGAGCCGCTGGTGATTCACGGGATCGGCGACGATGCCTACCGGCGCGAGATGGTCTCCGAACTGATGAAGCTGGTCGGTCTCGACGCACGCCATCTGAACCGCTATCCGCACAGCTTCTCCGGCGGCCAGCGCCAGCGCATCGGCATCGCCCGCGCGCTCGCCCTGAAGCCGCGTATGCTGATCTGCGACGAGCCGGTTTCGGCTCTCGACGTCTCGATCCAGGCACAGGTGCTGAACCTGCTGAAGGACCTGCAGGAGCAACTGAACCTGACCTATCTCTTCATCTCGCATAACCTCGCGGTGGTGGATTACATCGCCGACCGGATCGCGGTGATGTGCGCCGGCCGGCTGGTCGAGCTGGCGCCGCGCGAGGAGCTGTTCCGCAACCCGGTGCATCCCTATACCAAGGCGCTGCTGCGGGCGGTCCCGGACCCGAGCCTCGACAATCCGCTTGATTTCGAGTCCGTAATGGACCAGCGCTGCTCGGTTCCTTCCGAATGGCCGGCACCCTTCACGGTGAGCGAGCAGACCCATCCGCGCCTGATCGATCTCGGCGGCGGGCATTTCGTCCGTGCCGACGAGTCCGCCTTGACCCTGAGGTTGGCATCGTGA
- a CDS encoding histidine phosphatase family protein, which produces MRIGFLRHGPTAWNAEKRLQGRADIPLSEAGHAMAAGYSLPEEFRGVPAFVSPLERARETAELAGIENATVDPLLIEMNWGDWEGERLPDLRKRYGKEMETNEARGRDFRPAGGESPREVQDRLQTVFTRLNDLRPRPERCLLVTHKGVIRAGLALAFGWDMTGKPPVRLDWSALHVVRLDADGTLEPDAMNVSLLP; this is translated from the coding sequence GTGAGGATCGGGTTCCTGCGTCACGGCCCGACGGCATGGAACGCGGAGAAGCGCCTGCAGGGCCGTGCCGACATCCCGCTCTCCGAAGCAGGCCACGCGATGGCCGCGGGATATAGCCTTCCGGAAGAGTTTCGCGGTGTTCCCGCCTTCGTCTCGCCGCTCGAGAGGGCGCGCGAAACGGCTGAACTCGCGGGGATTGAGAACGCGACCGTGGATCCTCTGCTCATAGAGATGAATTGGGGGGACTGGGAAGGTGAACGGCTTCCCGACCTGCGCAAACGTTACGGAAAAGAAATGGAAACGAACGAGGCACGTGGCCGCGACTTCCGCCCTGCCGGCGGGGAGAGCCCGCGCGAGGTTCAGGACCGGCTGCAAACCGTCTTCACCAGACTGAACGACCTGAGGCCACGGCCGGAGCGTTGCCTTCTGGTGACCCATAAGGGGGTGATCCGAGCGGGGCTCGCACTGGCTTTCGGCTGGGACATGACCGGAAAACCGCCGGTCCGGCTTGACTGGTCGGCGCTCCATGTGGTCCGTCTCGACGCCGATGGGACGCTCGAGCCCGATGCCATGAATGTGAGCCTGCTTCCATGA
- a CDS encoding ABC transporter transmembrane domain-containing protein gives MEPTIFRFIFRHSKKEQIFLLVLTGLSFPFLYYSLDLPKTIINKAIAGKNLPQDIFGYQLDQIPYLMLLSGLFLGLVCINGGFKYYINVYRGQLGERMLRRLRYDLYARVLRFPLPHFRRVSQGEVIPMITAEVEPLGGFIGDAISLPAFQGGTLLTILVFMFVQDPILGTAAIALYPVQAYLIPRLQRRVNALGKERVRTVRKLSDRIGESISGVQEIHANDSSRFALANFTTMLGEIYTIRFEIYRRKFFIKFLNNFIAQLTPFFFYSIGGVLVIKGDLTFGALVAILAAYKDLSAPWKELLTYYQRKEDSRIKYDQVVEQFDPAGSLTEAQQLDEPETPISLDGPVALRNVGLTDDEGEVLLEGVSIEIGQGEHVAITGPGGGGKDLLATVIARLVLPTSGSVTINGVDIAPLPESVTGRRIGYVGPGAFVFSSTIRDNILMGARHLPFGEGDPSVFPDSPEQRADAEASGNSLDPISANWIDYQSIGADENGLKDRIAELLKVVGLEDEVYAIGLRGSLRAESEEEIANRILGARVRLRARLEELGLAGLVEPFDAEKFNTNASVAENLLFGTPVGDDFALDHLASDPYVRSVLDKVGLTEDFVHIGRDVAATMVELFKDLPPDHEFFAQYSFISADDLPEFQTLLQRADRVGLDGMEAEDKTRFLELPFKLIPARHRLGMISEELQVRILEARKVFREELPAEQQTALEFFSVDRFNLAASVQDNILFGKIAYGQADAGNQVGKVLAEVVESEGLRAIVIEVGLDAEAGIAGSRLTAAQRQKVAIARILLRRPDVIVLNEAIAVLDSGLQAPILSRICAEAEGRTVIFVAHRARLAQTFTRILVMSGGRVIEDGTFDSLNQEGTMFRGLLDEE, from the coding sequence ATGGAACCCACGATTTTCCGGTTCATTTTCCGGCACAGCAAGAAAGAACAGATCTTTCTGCTCGTGCTGACCGGCCTGTCCTTTCCATTCCTCTACTATTCGCTCGACCTCCCGAAAACGATCATCAACAAGGCGATCGCCGGCAAGAACCTGCCGCAGGACATCTTCGGCTACCAGCTCGACCAGATCCCCTACCTGATGCTGCTGAGCGGCCTCTTCCTTGGCCTTGTCTGCATCAATGGCGGATTCAAATACTATATCAACGTCTATCGCGGCCAGCTGGGCGAGCGGATGCTGCGGCGGCTGCGCTACGATCTCTATGCCCGCGTGCTGCGCTTTCCCCTGCCGCATTTCCGCCGGGTCAGCCAGGGCGAAGTGATCCCGATGATCACCGCCGAGGTGGAGCCGCTCGGCGGCTTCATCGGCGATGCCATTTCGCTTCCCGCCTTCCAGGGCGGCACCCTGCTGACCATCCTCGTCTTCATGTTCGTGCAGGATCCGATCCTCGGGACCGCCGCGATCGCCCTCTATCCGGTGCAGGCCTATCTCATTCCAAGGCTGCAGAGGCGGGTGAACGCGCTCGGCAAGGAGCGGGTCAGAACCGTCCGCAAGCTTTCGGACCGGATCGGGGAGAGCATTTCCGGCGTCCAGGAAATCCACGCCAACGACTCCTCCCGCTTCGCGCTCGCGAATTTCACCACCATGCTCGGCGAGATCTACACGATCCGCTTCGAGATCTACCGCCGCAAATTTTTCATCAAGTTCCTCAACAATTTCATCGCCCAGCTGACACCGTTCTTCTTCTACTCGATCGGCGGTGTCCTGGTGATAAAGGGCGACCTGACCTTCGGTGCGCTGGTCGCCATCCTCGCCGCCTACAAGGATCTGTCGGCGCCATGGAAGGAGCTTCTGACATACTACCAGCGCAAGGAAGATTCGCGGATCAAGTACGATCAGGTGGTCGAGCAGTTCGACCCGGCCGGAAGCCTGACCGAGGCACAGCAGCTGGACGAGCCGGAAACACCGATTTCGCTCGACGGGCCCGTCGCGCTCAGAAACGTTGGCCTGACCGACGATGAAGGCGAGGTCCTGCTGGAGGGCGTTTCCATCGAGATCGGGCAAGGCGAGCATGTCGCGATCACCGGTCCCGGCGGCGGCGGCAAGGATCTGCTGGCGACGGTCATCGCCCGGCTCGTGCTGCCGACCTCCGGGAGCGTGACCATCAACGGCGTCGATATCGCTCCCCTGCCGGAATCCGTCACCGGCCGCCGCATCGGTTATGTCGGGCCCGGCGCCTTCGTGTTCTCCAGCACGATCCGAGACAACATCCTTATGGGCGCGCGTCACCTCCCCTTCGGCGAAGGAGACCCGAGCGTTTTTCCGGATTCTCCGGAACAGCGCGCCGACGCGGAGGCCTCCGGCAACTCCCTCGATCCGATTTCCGCCAACTGGATCGACTACCAGTCCATCGGCGCGGACGAGAACGGTCTGAAGGACCGGATCGCCGAACTGCTGAAAGTGGTTGGGCTCGAGGACGAGGTTTACGCCATCGGACTGCGCGGCTCGCTGCGGGCCGAGAGCGAGGAGGAGATCGCCAACCGCATTCTCGGCGCGCGGGTCCGTCTGCGCGCGCGGCTGGAAGAACTCGGTCTCGCCGGCCTGGTCGAGCCCTTCGACGCCGAGAAATTCAACACCAATGCCAGCGTTGCCGAAAACCTTCTGTTCGGTACACCCGTCGGCGACGATTTCGCGCTCGACCACCTCGCCTCCGACCCCTATGTCCGGTCGGTACTCGACAAGGTCGGACTGACCGAGGATTTCGTGCATATCGGCCGCGATGTGGCGGCGACGATGGTCGAACTGTTCAAGGACCTGCCGCCGGACCACGAGTTCTTCGCGCAATATTCCTTCATCTCCGCGGACGATCTGCCGGAGTTCCAGACCCTTCTGCAGCGCGCCGACAGGGTCGGCCTCGACGGGATGGAAGCGGAGGACAAAACCCGTTTCCTCGAATTGCCGTTCAAGCTCATCCCGGCACGCCACCGCCTCGGAATGATCTCGGAAGAATTGCAGGTCCGGATCCTCGAAGCGCGCAAGGTGTTCCGTGAGGAGCTTCCAGCCGAACAGCAAACGGCGCTCGAGTTCTTCTCGGTCGACCGCTTCAACCTTGCCGCCTCGGTGCAGGACAATATTCTTTTCGGCAAGATCGCCTACGGTCAGGCGGATGCCGGAAACCAGGTCGGCAAGGTGCTCGCCGAGGTCGTCGAGTCCGAAGGCCTGAGAGCTATCGTGATCGAGGTCGGCCTGGACGCGGAAGCCGGCATCGCCGGATCCCGGCTGACCGCGGCGCAGCGCCAGAAGGTCGCGATCGCGCGCATCCTGTTGCGGCGCCCGGACGTCATCGTCCTGAACGAAGCCATCGCGGTCCTCGATTCCGGCCTGCAGGCCCCGATCCTTTCCAGGATCTGTGCCGAAGCGGAAGGCCGGACCGTGATTTTCGTCGCTCACCGCGCGCGTCTCGCCCAGACGTTCACCAGAATTCTGGTGATGTCCGGCGGTCGCGTGATCGAAGACGGCACTTTTGATAGTCTGAACCAGGAAGGCACGATGTTCCGGGGACTGCTGGATGAGGAATAG
- a CDS encoding glycosyltransferase family protein: MTDPRSNSLFLYVQNLLGIGHLRRAAAVAQAAAAAGFEVHFVSGGMPVPHLDIGAAKLHQLPPVRAADTLFKVLEDENGRQIDDAWKAARRDRLLALFEEIRPSILFTELFPFGRRQMRFELLPLLDLAKEASWKPKIVSSMRDILVTKPRPDRNREIVETVDRYYDLVLVHGDEDVISLADTFPMYDELTPPVRYTGYVLNPIDTGNGKGDGEGEILVSAGGGAVGGSFMTELARLRPDLPFADRTWRFVTGPHMPEEAAREIESHAGPGVIVERSRPDLAALIARAYLSISQAGYNTLAEILTAGTASVVIPFEGGVETEQRVRADLLARRGRLAVVPEGALTLDTLSAAMETAVAARDRGVAGVDLDGAAGTAHILNGLLEQA; this comes from the coding sequence ATGACGGATCCCCGGTCGAATTCGCTCTTCCTCTATGTCCAGAACCTGCTCGGGATCGGGCATCTGCGCCGCGCGGCGGCGGTCGCCCAGGCCGCGGCCGCGGCGGGTTTCGAAGTGCATTTCGTCTCCGGCGGCATGCCGGTGCCGCATCTCGATATCGGGGCCGCGAAGCTGCATCAGCTGCCGCCGGTCAGGGCGGCGGACACGCTCTTCAAGGTGCTCGAGGACGAGAACGGGCGGCAGATCGACGACGCCTGGAAGGCGGCGCGCCGCGACCGGTTGCTCGCACTGTTCGAGGAGATCCGCCCGTCGATCCTCTTCACCGAGCTGTTTCCCTTCGGCCGCCGGCAGATGCGCTTCGAATTGCTGCCGCTTCTGGACCTTGCGAAGGAGGCGTCCTGGAAACCGAAGATCGTCTCCTCGATGCGGGACATCCTGGTCACCAAGCCCCGGCCCGACAGGAACCGGGAAATCGTCGAGACCGTCGACCGGTACTACGATCTGGTTCTCGTGCATGGCGACGAGGACGTCATCAGCCTGGCCGACACCTTTCCGATGTATGACGAGCTGACGCCGCCGGTTCGCTATACCGGCTATGTGCTGAACCCGATCGATACCGGCAACGGGAAGGGCGACGGCGAGGGCGAGATCTTGGTTTCCGCTGGCGGTGGTGCCGTCGGCGGCAGCTTCATGACCGAACTGGCGCGCCTCCGCCCGGATCTGCCTTTCGCCGACCGCACCTGGCGCTTCGTCACCGGCCCGCACATGCCGGAGGAGGCCGCGCGGGAGATCGAAAGCCATGCCGGCCCGGGCGTCATCGTGGAGCGGAGCCGCCCGGATCTCGCCGCACTCATTGCGCGTGCATATCTATCGATTTCCCAGGCCGGCTACAACACGCTCGCCGAGATCCTGACCGCCGGGACCGCCTCCGTCGTGATCCCGTTCGAAGGCGGTGTCGAGACTGAACAGCGGGTGCGCGCCGACCTCCTCGCCCGGCGCGGCCGCCTTGCTGTGGTTCCGGAAGGAGCGCTGACCCTCGACACACTCTCCGCTGCTATGGAGACGGCCGTGGCGGCTCGTGATAGGGGCGTCGCAGGCGTGGATCTCGACGGAGCGGCCGGTACCGCGCATATCCTGAACGGTTTGCTGGAGCAGGCATGA